The genome window GCAAAAATCGTGACGGCTGGCGGGGGTAAATGTTTCGCCAGTTCAGCTTCGTAAGCACTGCCCGGAATGTCGAGGTACGCAACAGTCGTTCCGTCATGGCCTAAACCCGCTGCCAGATCGCTGAACGACCAGGCGGTTGATGCGCCAATGTCATATACTTTATTTTCGTGTTTTGCGGTGGCCGTGAGGGCGTTGGCTAGCCCTTCGGCGATGTCTCTGCGCAGCACGAAGCTGGTTTTGCCATCACCGGCCGGATAAGGAAGTTTGCCCGTTTGTACCGCATCACCGATGACCATGGGCAGGACGTCCAGGTACAGATTGTTGCGGAAGATCGTGTAGGTCAACCCGGAGCCGATGAGCAGATTTTCGGTGTGAAAATGGTCGATGGCCGGGGTAAACGACGACGTTAGCGATGGGTTTGGGGCGCTGGTATAAAAAACGTGTTTGACGCCGGCTTCGTTGGCGGCCGCAATCACATTACTGTGCTGCCGAACCCGCTCTTCGCCCAATACGGCGCTGGAGATCAGTAAGAGTGTATCAACACCGGCTAAACTGGCGACCAGCGATGCCGGATCGGTGTAATCGCCCTGCCGGACCGATACGCCCTTGTCCGCGAATTCAGTGACTTTCTGCGAGTCTCTGACGATGGCCACCAGCGATTCTGGATTTGTTTTGGTAAGCAGGAAGTCGAGCGTGGCTTTGCCTAGGTGGCCTGATGCGCCGGTAATTGCAATCATGATGCTATTGGTTTCTTTTAATTTGTTAGTTACTTTTGGTAACTCAAAAGTATTTAGTAACCGTCATCTTCGCAAGAAGGTATGTTTTGGTGCCTCAGTAACATGGACAGAACTATTGTTGATTACCAGTCGAATAGGTTACAGGAAAAGTTGCATAAAATTTTAGGATCGGTTGGCGGAACCGCGAGCGGTTGTCCAATCCGGAACATTCTGGACCGGTTCAGCGATAAATGGTCAACCTTATCCATCTTCCATCTGGGCGATGCGGGGACACTACGCTTCAACGAACTGAAAAAACGAATCGATGGCATCTCGCAACGAATGCTTACCGTAACGCTGCGTACGCTCGAACGCGACGGGCTGGTAACGCGCCGGGTGTACCCCCAGATTCCACCACGGGTCGAGTATGAGTTGACGGATTTAGGGCGTAGTTTCCTCGTTCAGATCATTGAGCTTGGCGACTGGGCCAGCGTTCATAGTGCGCAGATCATGCAGGCCAGAGAACAATACGCTGCCCGCGAGCATCTGGTTGTTGAGTGATTTCCCTCCCTCACCGACCCGTCGGACCGCCCCAACCCCTCCCGCAACGGCGGACCACCCATACTGGGCGAGGGGAGCAGAGGGGTTAACGCTGCTTCAGCCAATCGTCTAGTATTATTTTTTGCCGCTTGTCGGGGTTTGGGAGTCGCGAAATCTGAAAATTTCGTTCGGACTTTTTTTCTGCTATTATCGTCTTTTCCTGGGTTTGTCCCTGCTGAACCGGGCGCAGTTTTATAGCCTCACCAGTGCGTATGGCTTTAACCGCAGCCAACGTTGCCCGCTGTTCATTGAGTGTCAACAATAGGGCTCCGCTCCGAACACCGGCTTTCCAGGCTGGCGATTCCCAATCGACGGTCGAAACGAATAAACTGTCCGATTTTTCGCGTAGCGTCAAGCCCAGCCAGGCATCGGGCCTCTCCCGGAGTGTGGTATCAATCGCCAAGCCCGCGTAGGCGAGGTATTTTGGGTAGTCGATGGCATCGACGGTCGAGGCATAGGCAAAGATTTCATTTAGTGAGGTACCCGCCGTTTTCTCGCAGACTGCCCGGAATTCGTCATCTGAAAAGCCGCGTTTCTCCTTTTGATAATACGTCTGGTATAGAGTCCGCATCACGTCATCGAGCGACTTTTTGTTATTCGTCTCATGGCGTATCGTGAAGTCCAGTAACATACCCAGAACAGGGCCCTTATCGTAATAAGAAATCGTTTTGTAGGCTTCATCGCCCGTGCGGCCGAACGGACCGTCCGACCAGGTTTCGTAACTGGCCTGGGTAGCCGACTGAAACCGATGGCCTGGTTTGTTCTCATAGGCTGATAGGTTGCCGCGCAAGGCGTTCAGCAGTTCGTCTTCGGTCATCAACCCGGCCCGTCGAAGCATCAGGTATTCGTAATAAACCGTAAACCCTTCCGATACCCAGAGCATGTTTGTTCGGTTTTCCTGCTCGTAGTCGAAGGGGCCGAGCGCCATTGGCCGAATACGTTTTACGTTGTAATGGTGGAAATATTCGTGAGCCAGGAACAGGTACAAGCGTAATTTACCCTGGGGCGTGTTCAAACCGTTGCCGTCAAAACTGATCGAAGTCGAGTTGAGGTGTTCAATGCCTCCTCCACCCGGCCCAATAGCCAGAAAGGTGTAGTGTTTGTACGGAATATCGCCAATGATGGCAGCCCCGGCTTCAACTATTTTCTTAAGATCGGCCATGAACTGCTCCTGATTAAACGACCCCATGTTGTATCCCAC of Spirosoma agri contains these proteins:
- a CDS encoding M61 family metallopeptidase, producing MSIFAVLFLTLHLHTLAQPTTTGLAFDVTMEKPASHLYHVTLNYPNPDQETVEFKMPVWTPGYYQLMNYASHVENVRATNAAGKPLNWEKTAASTWRVYANKATVVTLSYDVKATRNFVASSYLDEHKGYISPAGLFMYVPNQLQQPVTVTIHPYSGWKPRVATGLDSLAGRTNTFTAPTFDVLYDSPMLMGNLEQLPSFTVSGIPHYFVGYNMGSFNQEQFMADLKKIVEAGAAIIGDIPYKHYTFLAIGPGGGGIEHLNSTSISFDGNGLNTPQGKLRLYLFLAHEYFHHYNVKRIRPMALGPFDYEQENRTNMLWVSEGFTVYYEYLMLRRAGLMTEDELLNALRGNLSAYENKPGHRFQSATQASYETWSDGPFGRTGDEAYKTISYYDKGPVLGMLLDFTIRHETNNKKSLDDVMRTLYQTYYQKEKRGFSDDEFRAVCEKTAGTSLNEIFAYASTVDAIDYPKYLAYAGLAIDTTLRERPDAWLGLTLREKSDSLFVSTVDWESPAWKAGVRSGALLLTLNEQRATLAAVKAIRTGEAIKLRPVQQGQTQEKTIIAEKKSERNFQISRLPNPDKRQKIILDDWLKQR
- a CDS encoding SDR family oxidoreductase, producing MIAITGASGHLGKATLDFLLTKTNPESLVAIVRDSQKVTEFADKGVSVRQGDYTDPASLVASLAGVDTLLLISSAVLGEERVRQHSNVIAAANEAGVKHVFYTSAPNPSLTSSFTPAIDHFHTENLLIGSGLTYTIFRNNLYLDVLPMVIGDAVQTGKLPYPAGDGKTSFVLRRDIAEGLANALTATAKHENKVYDIGASTAWSFSDLAAGLGHDGTTVAYLDIPGSAYEAELAKHLPPPAVTIFAGMAEGIKKGEFDVPSSTLAELLGREPLSLDEFLKSLA
- a CDS encoding winged helix-turn-helix transcriptional regulator, with amino-acid sequence MDRTIVDYQSNRLQEKLHKILGSVGGTASGCPIRNILDRFSDKWSTLSIFHLGDAGTLRFNELKKRIDGISQRMLTVTLRTLERDGLVTRRVYPQIPPRVEYELTDLGRSFLVQIIELGDWASVHSAQIMQAREQYAAREHLVVE